A genomic window from Sulfurospirillum multivorans DSM 12446 includes:
- a CDS encoding methyltransferase: MNHDLLTLQPERPPIITSEIELIHFYHDTNVKAAVQQMIAGTYVLVEEFYSNGLEILAELKRTLLGYYTDTKFQGQRNFRSAFRKASHRLLVEVKGHKLVVKKAPMIGWLEVLYPEVSDFYVSFPEVQGMNSAWQWYKKGIEVKTLGITLHPFYGTYFPTRFDHLTLFDKWLKKYVGSKEKAIEIGVGSGILSFQLIQNGFKNIFATDTNKNAIIGVAQECKRLSYEENITLNHGDLFENCDVKADVIVFNPPWLLAKHTLEEGFDKAIYYEKELFPRFFEQALKHLNGDGKLVLLFSNLAQVIDEKSAHPIIEELRNNNRFRKELHLRRDVSASSKKTKRTDSRENEKVELWVLAPKEKTALS, from the coding sequence ATGAATCACGATTTACTCACGCTCCAACCCGAGCGACCGCCAATTATTACCTCAGAAATTGAACTGATACATTTCTATCATGACACGAATGTGAAGGCTGCTGTCCAGCAGATGATAGCAGGGACGTATGTTTTGGTGGAAGAGTTTTATAGCAATGGTTTAGAAATTTTGGCGGAACTCAAACGAACGCTTTTAGGTTACTACACTGACACAAAGTTTCAAGGGCAGCGCAACTTTCGTAGCGCTTTTAGAAAGGCATCGCATCGTTTGTTAGTGGAAGTTAAAGGTCATAAACTGGTTGTGAAGAAGGCTCCCATGATTGGTTGGTTGGAGGTGTTATACCCCGAAGTTTCTGACTTTTATGTCTCTTTTCCTGAAGTGCAGGGAATGAATAGCGCGTGGCAGTGGTACAAAAAAGGCATTGAAGTGAAAACTTTAGGCATCACGCTTCACCCTTTTTACGGCACGTACTTCCCCACACGATTTGATCATTTAACCCTCTTTGATAAATGGTTGAAAAAATACGTCGGTTCAAAAGAAAAAGCGATAGAGATTGGTGTGGGAAGTGGCATTTTGTCGTTTCAACTCATCCAAAATGGTTTCAAAAACATCTTCGCAACCGATACCAATAAAAATGCGATTATCGGGGTTGCTCAAGAATGCAAACGATTGAGCTATGAAGAGAATATAACCCTGAATCATGGTGATTTATTTGAAAATTGCGATGTGAAAGCGGATGTGATTGTATTTAATCCTCCGTGGCTACTGGCAAAACACACCTTGGAAGAGGGGTTTGATAAAGCAATTTACTATGAAAAAGAGCTCTTTCCACGATTTTTTGAACAAGCACTAAAGCACCTTAACGGTGATGGAAAACTCGTGCTACTTTTCTCAAACCTAGCGCAAGTCATCGATGAAAAAAGCGCTCATCCCATCATCGAAGAGCTACGCAATAACAATCGTTTTAGAAAAGAGTTACATCTCAGACGTGATGTGAGCGCTTCATCGAAAAAAACAAAACGTACAGACTCAAGAGAAAATGAAAAGGTCGAACTGTGGGTTTTAGCGCCAAAAGAGAAGACCGCATTATCGTAA
- a CDS encoding GNAT family N-acetyltransferase encodes MHIMPISKEDFRQFWPEFEAIIQAQETYAYEPTMTYQEAYTLWCEAPQVCFVAKEGETILGSYFLKANGMGPSSHICNCGYMVSLNARGKGVARALCEHSQEIGRSLGYTAMQFNSVVSTNTVAVTLWQKLGFAIVGTIPNAYKHGKLGYVNTYVMHKVL; translated from the coding sequence ATGCACATTATGCCTATCTCAAAAGAAGATTTTCGTCAATTTTGGCCTGAATTTGAGGCGATCATTCAAGCCCAAGAAACCTATGCGTATGAACCAACGATGACCTATCAAGAAGCTTATACCTTATGGTGTGAAGCACCGCAAGTCTGTTTTGTCGCCAAAGAAGGTGAAACGATACTTGGTAGTTACTTCCTCAAAGCAAACGGTATGGGACCGAGTTCACACATCTGCAACTGCGGTTATATGGTCTCCTTAAACGCAAGAGGCAAAGGCGTAGCGCGCGCTCTTTGTGAACACAGCCAAGAAATAGGCCGTTCCCTTGGCTACACCGCCATGCAATTTAATTCAGTAGTGTCGACCAACACCGTTGCCGTTACATTATGGCAAAAACTAGGCTTTGCCATTGTCGGTACCATCCCCAACGCCTATAAGCATGGAAAATTGGGTTATGTCAATACGTATGTGATGCACAAAGTGCTGTAA
- a CDS encoding sensor histidine kinase produces MKNLFNYYLTFMNRLWCQLAISYALLSFFAMILLALMLNSINNYTNFHTAITLENVERIIESEELIVTQAILDTNSVEWLNKARNNIREKLINLEQGSGSSIYRITSSSSPEVYIEITDKNGFLLFSDFDNFSNKTSPYLSKIKSQSEVKNSVQWLAKNGAILANKELLKHDKEERIGHLRIVYIAEFDPWIQFKSLMLFLLHIWDKVLLLSVPIGIICGLIASRYVTKQLQKMNEITESWRQGNFQKKISLPNDDVLMRHSEHLNNMARDLEMYLNLKQNLAISDERNRLARELHDTVKQKLFALGLQMATIKTKSAAMEVAGEHIFEAEAITREAQHDLMEIITQLHPTEGNNSSFFERIVMIAEDFKRRFGISIELKYSELLQCNAYTEHHILRIVQESLINAVRHGKASKIVIASERNDDTITLTITDNGVGFMTAQKTRGFGLVSMHERVQELPDGTFDIQSTIGVGTQITLSWRNES; encoded by the coding sequence ATGAAAAATTTATTTAACTATTATCTGACTTTTATGAATCGTTTGTGGTGTCAGCTTGCGATAAGCTACGCGTTGCTTTCTTTTTTTGCCATGATTTTACTTGCTCTAATGCTAAACAGCATAAACAATTACACTAATTTTCATACAGCCATTACGCTTGAAAATGTTGAAAGGATCATAGAGAGTGAAGAGCTTATTGTTACACAAGCCATTCTTGATACGAATAGCGTCGAATGGTTGAACAAAGCTCGCAATAATATCCGTGAAAAATTGATAAACTTGGAGCAGGGTAGTGGTTCTTCGATTTACCGTATTACGAGCTCTAGTTCTCCTGAAGTGTATATTGAGATTACCGATAAAAACGGGTTTCTTTTATTTTCGGATTTTGATAATTTCTCAAATAAAACATCACCCTATCTTAGCAAAATAAAAAGTCAGTCCGAAGTAAAAAACAGTGTTCAATGGCTAGCAAAAAATGGAGCTATCTTAGCGAATAAGGAACTCCTAAAGCATGACAAAGAAGAACGCATCGGACATTTACGCATTGTGTATATCGCGGAGTTTGATCCATGGATACAGTTTAAGAGTCTCATGCTTTTTTTGCTTCACATATGGGATAAGGTTTTATTGCTTTCGGTGCCGATAGGTATTATCTGTGGACTCATTGCATCTCGTTATGTAACGAAGCAATTGCAAAAGATGAATGAGATTACTGAAAGCTGGCGGCAAGGTAACTTTCAAAAGAAGATTTCTCTGCCAAATGATGATGTCCTAATGAGGCATAGTGAACATCTTAATAACATGGCACGGGATTTGGAGATGTATCTGAATTTGAAACAAAATCTTGCCATAAGTGATGAGCGAAACCGTCTGGCGCGTGAACTTCACGATACGGTAAAACAGAAGCTCTTTGCTTTGGGTTTACAGATGGCAACCATCAAGACCAAGTCTGCCGCAATGGAAGTTGCTGGTGAACATATCTTTGAGGCAGAAGCTATCACTCGCGAAGCGCAGCATGATCTCATGGAAATTATCACGCAACTGCACCCCACCGAAGGCAATAATAGTTCATTTTTTGAACGTATTGTTATGATTGCCGAAGATTTCAAGCGCCGTTTTGGCATAAGCATAGAACTAAAGTATTCTGAACTTCTCCAGTGTAATGCGTATACGGAGCATCATATTTTACGCATTGTTCAAGAATCGCTCATCAATGCTGTGCGCCATGGTAAGGCGTCTAAGATCGTGATCGCAAGTGAAAGAAACGACGATACTATTACTCTTACGATCACCGATAACGGAGTAGGTTTTATGACTGCGCAAAAAACAAGAGGATTCGGGCTTGTTTCCATGCACGAACGCGTACAAGAGCTTCCAGATGGAACATTTGACATTCAAAGTACCATAGGTGTGGGAACTCAAATCACCCTTTCATGGAGAAATGAATCATGA
- a CDS encoding nicotinate phosphoribosyltransferase has product MQNSHKPDAIDIPSWTDKYFSNTKAIVEHFGDTEVTYAFFLRRPVLSATRLATQWIQAQAKKQGMSVTIEVLHEEGEWVGAGEPLFYLSGSFALLVELETLILQTLGSACVAAYNAYEMCQILPNVSFLAMDARHCAGTGMAEMMAYGASVGSKVAQSKLGAVGFIGNATDATAHFFGREKGLGTVPHALIGYAGSTLKAAQMFHECFPKENIPILADYFGREITDTLEVCNAFSDLANEGKIAVRLDTHGGRFLEGLDTQRSYHVLERHAPDAVRDYRTEAELHDLIGTGVSAAAIWSMRESLDNAGFSKVRIIASSGFTPQKCRSMAWAKAPIDIIGTGSFLPDRWSETNATADIIAYGGVPRVKVGREFLLKKER; this is encoded by the coding sequence ATGCAAAACAGTCACAAACCTGATGCCATCGATATCCCCTCATGGACCGATAAATATTTTTCCAACACCAAAGCAATCGTCGAGCATTTTGGCGATACGGAAGTCACGTACGCTTTCTTTTTACGCCGTCCCGTTCTTTCAGCGACACGTTTAGCCACGCAGTGGATTCAAGCACAAGCGAAAAAGCAAGGCATGAGCGTTACCATCGAAGTGTTGCACGAAGAGGGCGAATGGGTCGGTGCGGGCGAGCCTCTGTTTTATCTTAGCGGCTCTTTTGCGCTTCTGGTGGAACTCGAAACGCTCATTTTACAAACGTTAGGCTCCGCCTGTGTTGCCGCTTACAACGCCTATGAGATGTGCCAAATACTTCCAAACGTCTCTTTTTTGGCGATGGACGCACGCCACTGCGCAGGAACTGGGATGGCTGAGATGATGGCATATGGCGCATCGGTTGGCTCAAAAGTGGCGCAAAGTAAACTGGGAGCGGTAGGATTTATCGGTAATGCAACCGATGCAACGGCTCATTTTTTCGGACGTGAAAAAGGGCTGGGTACGGTTCCTCACGCCCTCATCGGCTATGCAGGCTCAACGTTAAAAGCTGCTCAAATGTTCCATGAATGCTTCCCTAAAGAGAATATCCCTATCTTGGCGGACTATTTTGGTCGTGAAATCACCGATACCTTGGAAGTTTGCAACGCTTTTTCTGATTTAGCAAATGAGGGAAAAATCGCCGTGCGCCTCGATACTCACGGTGGACGTTTTTTAGAGGGGCTTGATACGCAAAGAAGTTACCACGTCTTAGAACGCCACGCACCTGATGCTGTGCGTGACTACCGTACCGAAGCAGAACTGCACGACCTGATCGGCACAGGCGTTTCAGCCGCGGCGATATGGAGTATGAGGGAATCTCTGGACAACGCAGGATTTTCAAAAGTGCGCATCATCGCCTCTTCAGGCTTCACACCGCAAAAGTGCCGTTCGATGGCATGGGCAAAAGCCCCCATCGACATCATCGGTACAGGCTCATTTCTTCCAGATCGTTGGAGTGAAACCAACGCCACAGCTGACATCATCGCTTATGGTGGCGTGCCAAGGGTTAAAGTGGGGCGGGAGTTTTTGTTGAAAAAGGAGCGTTAG
- a CDS encoding protoheme IX farnesyltransferase, which translates to MIRLFLEVTKFRLSAAVTLSAVLTFILVRGENVMQMAWSLLAVLLLALGVSALNQYQERDSDAKMARTKRRPIPSGRITPLQVLALSMALILIAMFLIHNELGNLGLILFLFVPLWYNGLYTYLKPHSAFTVVPGGLLGVIPPAIGWLAAGRSLAEPEFLALGLLFFIWQVPHFWLLMAKHDEDYRKGGFPTASEVLGDEAFRRVLFVWWTFTILCGIFAMLIFRVHNPTVIALLIGLDLTAVFFGTKILSEPLTPSRAGALFHKINFFLLATVILLSIDGV; encoded by the coding sequence ATGATTCGCCTATTTTTGGAGGTCACCAAATTTCGCCTCTCAGCAGCCGTAACACTCTCAGCAGTCCTTACGTTTATACTGGTGAGAGGCGAAAATGTCATGCAGATGGCATGGTCTCTCCTTGCGGTCTTGCTCCTTGCGTTAGGCGTCTCTGCACTCAATCAATACCAAGAGAGGGATAGTGATGCCAAAATGGCACGCACCAAACGACGCCCTATTCCTTCGGGTCGCATCACGCCTTTGCAGGTTTTGGCGCTTTCGATGGCGCTGATACTCATAGCAATGTTTTTAATCCACAACGAACTGGGAAATTTAGGGTTGATTCTTTTTCTTTTCGTGCCTTTGTGGTATAACGGTCTTTATACCTATCTTAAACCGCATTCAGCGTTTACCGTCGTTCCAGGAGGACTTTTAGGCGTCATCCCTCCTGCTATCGGTTGGTTGGCAGCAGGACGCAGTCTGGCAGAACCAGAATTTCTAGCACTTGGATTGCTTTTCTTCATCTGGCAGGTACCTCATTTTTGGCTGTTGATGGCGAAGCATGATGAAGACTACCGAAAAGGAGGATTTCCTACTGCTAGTGAAGTATTGGGTGATGAAGCATTTCGTCGGGTGCTTTTTGTCTGGTGGACATTTACGATTCTTTGCGGTATTTTTGCTATGCTGATTTTTCGTGTGCATAATCCAACGGTCATTGCATTGTTAATAGGATTGGATCTAACGGCGGTCTTTTTTGGAACAAAAATCCTCTCTGAACCACTCACGCCAAGCCGAGCAGGTGCCCTTTTTCATAAGATCAATTTTTTCTTGTTGGCAACCGTTATACTGCTGAGTATTGATGGAGTATAA
- a CDS encoding oleate hydratase has product MNNQKSTIDTSKFDNVLDSSKTFVDHEPDSSKEIQRNTPQKTMPFSDQIGNYQRNRGIPAYSYDESKVYIVGSGIAGLSAAFYLIRDGRIPAQNITFLEKLSVEGGSMDGAGDAREGYIIRGGREMDMTYENLWDLFQDVPAVELPEPYSVLDEYRLLNDNDSNYSKARFIHNKGHITDFSKFGLSKKDQLAIIKLLLKKKEDLDDVTIQDYFSESFLASDFWTLWRTMFAFENWHSVLECKLYMHRFLHVLDGMKDLSALVFPKYNQYDTFIAPLRKLLQEKGVQFQFDTLVEDLEITMTHNEKIVENIVTIHNETSSKIAVGRDDYVIVTTGSMTEDTFYGDNHNAPIISIDNTTSGQSSGWKLWKNLAKKSEVFGKPEKFCSTIEHSSWESATLTCKPSAFVEKLKKLSVNDPYSGKTVTGGIITITDSNWLMSFTCNRQPHFIEQPDDILVIWLYALFMDKEGNYVKKPMPECSGDEILTELCYHLGIKDDLENVLKNTIVRTAFMPYITSMFMPRAKGDRPRIVPKGCKNLGLIGQFVETNNDIVFTMESSIRTARIAVYTLLNLNKQVPDINPLQYDIRQLLKAVKSLNDDQPFIGEGILRKFLKDTYYEYILPPMSKESEQESSFMEHIEKIKEWILR; this is encoded by the coding sequence ATGAACAACCAAAAAAGTACAATCGACACATCAAAATTTGACAACGTGCTTGATAGCTCAAAGACCTTCGTAGACCATGAACCCGACTCTAGCAAAGAGATACAGCGAAACACTCCCCAAAAAACTATGCCTTTTTCGGATCAAATTGGAAATTATCAACGAAACAGAGGCATTCCTGCATACTCTTACGATGAGTCTAAAGTGTATATCGTTGGTAGTGGCATTGCAGGGTTGAGTGCTGCTTTTTATTTGATACGCGATGGGCGAATCCCTGCTCAAAACATTACGTTTTTAGAAAAACTCTCGGTTGAGGGCGGTTCGATGGATGGGGCGGGTGATGCTAGAGAGGGTTATATCATTCGCGGTGGGCGCGAAATGGATATGACGTATGAAAATCTTTGGGATCTGTTTCAAGATGTTCCCGCGGTTGAATTACCAGAGCCTTACAGCGTGCTCGATGAATACAGACTCCTCAACGACAATGACTCGAACTACTCCAAAGCGCGCTTCATCCATAACAAAGGGCACATCACAGATTTTAGTAAATTTGGATTGTCTAAAAAAGATCAATTAGCCATTATTAAACTGTTATTGAAGAAAAAAGAGGACTTGGATGATGTAACGATACAAGATTATTTTTCAGAATCTTTTTTAGCCAGTGATTTTTGGACACTATGGCGCACGATGTTTGCTTTTGAGAATTGGCATAGTGTGCTCGAGTGTAAACTCTACATGCACCGTTTTTTACATGTACTCGATGGTATGAAAGATCTGTCGGCGTTGGTCTTCCCCAAATACAACCAATACGACACTTTTATCGCCCCTTTGCGAAAATTATTACAGGAAAAAGGGGTGCAATTTCAGTTCGATACGTTGGTAGAAGATTTAGAAATTACGATGACACATAATGAAAAAATAGTCGAGAACATCGTGACGATCCACAATGAGACAAGTTCTAAAATCGCCGTTGGCAGGGATGATTATGTCATTGTGACGACGGGTTCTATGACGGAAGATACCTTTTATGGAGATAATCATAACGCTCCCATCATCAGCATCGACAACACAACGAGTGGGCAAAGTTCAGGCTGGAAATTGTGGAAAAATTTAGCGAAAAAATCAGAAGTTTTTGGCAAACCAGAGAAATTTTGCAGTACCATAGAGCACTCCTCTTGGGAGTCAGCGACGCTTACATGTAAACCCTCGGCCTTTGTGGAAAAATTAAAAAAGCTTTCAGTGAATGACCCCTATTCGGGCAAAACAGTGACGGGAGGCATCATCACCATTACTGATTCGAACTGGTTGATGAGCTTCACGTGCAACAGACAACCTCATTTTATAGAACAACCGGATGACATTTTGGTCATTTGGCTTTATGCTTTGTTTATGGATAAAGAGGGAAATTATGTCAAAAAACCGATGCCAGAGTGTAGCGGCGATGAGATACTTACAGAGCTGTGTTATCACTTAGGGATTAAGGATGATTTGGAAAATGTGTTGAAAAACACCATTGTCCGTACCGCGTTTATGCCCTATATTACCTCCATGTTCATGCCAAGAGCCAAAGGTGATCGCCCAAGAATTGTCCCAAAAGGGTGCAAAAATCTAGGATTGATCGGTCAATTTGTCGAGACAAACAATGACATCGTTTTTACGATGGAATCGTCCATACGAACGGCAAGAATTGCGGTTTATACACTTCTGAACCTCAACAAACAAGTCCCCGACATCAATCCACTTCAGTACGACATACGCCAACTGCTCAAAGCCGTCAAATCCCTCAATGACGATCAACCGTTTATAGGAGAAGGTATTTTGCGTAAATTTTTGAAAGACACCTATTATGAGTATATACTTCCACCGATGAGCAAAGAGAGTGAACAGGAGTCCTCTTTTATGGAGCATATCGAGAAGATTAAAGAGTGGATTTTGAGATGA
- a CDS encoding response regulator, whose protein sequence is MTEKITLILADDHAMVRKGLTAFLSTAEDIQVMAVVESGMEAVSAAMHYAPDVVLLDLFMPDKPAVETIRQIKKVSPRSQIIMVTSHEGDEYVVPTTQAGAISYILKDTTPEDLIIAVRKTARGESIISSRVAKALEKVVTLKMEDEQFHEDLTSREMEVLHYIAEGSSNMDIATHLNISEKTVKSHVSNILSKLYLTDRTKVAVYAWRQGLVKK, encoded by the coding sequence ATGACTGAAAAAATCACACTTATTCTTGCTGACGACCATGCAATGGTGCGCAAAGGGCTAACGGCCTTTCTTTCCACCGCCGAGGATATTCAAGTGATGGCCGTTGTGGAATCGGGTATGGAAGCGGTGAGTGCTGCGATGCACTATGCTCCTGATGTTGTATTGCTTGACCTATTTATGCCAGATAAACCAGCCGTTGAAACAATACGGCAGATTAAAAAAGTGAGTCCTCGTAGCCAGATTATCATGGTAACTTCACACGAAGGTGATGAATATGTGGTGCCAACAACACAAGCAGGAGCTATTTCATATATACTCAAAGATACAACTCCTGAAGACCTTATTATCGCCGTGCGAAAAACGGCACGAGGAGAAAGTATCATAAGTTCGCGTGTCGCTAAAGCGCTCGAAAAGGTTGTCACACTAAAAATGGAAGATGAACAGTTCCATGAGGATTTAACAAGTCGTGAAATGGAAGTGTTGCATTATATTGCAGAAGGATCGTCAAATATGGATATTGCAACGCATCTAAATATTTCAGAAAAAACTGTAAAATCGCATGTAAGCAATATCCTAAGTAAACTCTATTTAACGGATCGAACCAAAGTTGCGGTATATGCATGGCGTCAGGGGCTTGTAAAGAAATAA
- a CDS encoding alanine--tRNA ligase-related protein, translating into MLQKLFWNDPYLSEIQAKIKSVEGDCIYLDQTIFYAFSGGQESDFGTIGGVEVLEAMKEGTNIRYTMPSGHNLHVGQEVTVKIDWQRRYSLMQHHFAAELILELLYQELGSVEKIGAHIAQDKARIDFFWHENISTLFPLLLLKATELIEKNLPIKSDYSDMENQRRYWKIDGFAEVPCGGTHLKRTGEVGQLSLKRKNIGKGKERIEIYLDI; encoded by the coding sequence ATGCTACAAAAACTTTTTTGGAATGACCCCTATTTGAGCGAAATTCAAGCAAAAATTAAATCGGTTGAGGGTGATTGTATTTACTTAGATCAAACCATTTTTTACGCATTTTCAGGAGGACAAGAGAGCGATTTTGGAACCATCGGTGGCGTTGAAGTCTTAGAAGCGATGAAAGAAGGCACTAACATTCGCTACACCATGCCAAGCGGACATAATCTTCACGTGGGTCAAGAAGTAACGGTCAAGATCGACTGGCAAAGGCGTTATAGCCTGATGCAACACCATTTCGCCGCGGAGTTAATCCTTGAACTCCTCTATCAAGAGCTAGGTTCTGTGGAAAAAATCGGCGCTCACATCGCCCAAGATAAAGCTCGAATTGATTTTTTTTGGCATGAAAACATTAGCACCTTGTTTCCCCTCCTTCTTCTCAAAGCAACGGAGTTAATCGAGAAAAATCTACCCATCAAAAGTGACTACAGCGACATGGAAAATCAAAGACGCTACTGGAAAATCGATGGTTTTGCAGAGGTTCCTTGTGGAGGAACGCACTTAAAACGCACGGGCGAAGTGGGTCAACTCTCCTTAAAACGAAAGAATATTGGCAAAGGCAAAGAGAGAATTGAAATTTATTTGGACATATAA
- a CDS encoding MipA/OmpV family protein, which yields MPYNSRSISFMSLAVLTAIFTLNAFGKEIPSRPEPIQTKQFSSALFAEENWAFALGGGVMYRAKYEGSNNYHAILIPDISASYKEGLIFANWNGIGGYPIYGENYKIGASIGPSFGREEKDDRENLRGMGDIDMGLIVNLLGEYNFGLMKLSGKISKGDKEYGTTAKLEVSKTFSLTEKLKLKVAAGNTWADEEHMQSYFGITPAQAMRSGYNQYEAKSGIKSAGVSIGTFYSITKNWEAKVMLTADKLLDNAADSPLTKKDFNTATMATLSYKF from the coding sequence ATGCCATACAATTCACGTTCAATTTCATTTATGAGTCTCGCTGTACTTACTGCAATATTTACGCTCAATGCCTTTGGCAAAGAGATACCAAGTCGCCCTGAACCCATACAAACAAAGCAGTTTTCTTCTGCACTATTTGCAGAGGAAAACTGGGCTTTTGCACTTGGTGGTGGCGTGATGTATAGAGCAAAATATGAAGGTTCTAACAATTACCATGCAATACTCATCCCTGACATTTCCGCTAGCTATAAAGAAGGTTTGATTTTTGCAAATTGGAATGGGATCGGAGGCTATCCCATTTATGGAGAAAACTATAAAATCGGTGCTTCAATAGGCCCCTCTTTTGGTAGAGAAGAAAAAGATGATAGAGAAAATCTACGAGGCATGGGCGATATTGATATGGGATTAATAGTCAATCTTCTTGGAGAATATAATTTTGGTCTTATGAAACTTTCAGGCAAAATCTCAAAGGGAGATAAAGAATATGGCACAACGGCAAAACTAGAGGTAAGCAAGACATTCTCACTGACAGAAAAGCTGAAGTTAAAAGTTGCTGCGGGTAATACATGGGCGGATGAAGAGCATATGCAAAGTTATTTTGGCATTACTCCAGCACAAGCAATGCGTTCTGGATATAACCAATATGAGGCAAAATCAGGAATTAAATCTGCTGGAGTTTCAATCGGCACATTCTATTCGATAACTAAAAATTGGGAAGCAAAAGTTATGCTCACGGCAGATAAATTGTTAGATAATGCCGCGGATAGTCCATTAACAAAAAAAGATTTCAACACGGCTACAATGGCTACGCTCAGTTATAAATTCTAA
- a CDS encoding bifunctional helix-turn-helix transcriptional regulator/GNAT family N-acetyltransferase, translating into MNTDPSSTINQIRTASRQMVRELGFMEKTLAGTNYSPSAVHALLEIEKQGAMTALQLVQTLSLEKSSVSRMINKLIKAGEVIENADPKDGRIKNLLLTNQGKKTVEAIHVYGQRQVKTAMEHLDVSQQQAVVQGLCTYAEALQGCRLNAPLNAITLDAGYRPGVVGRVTEMHATFYANASHFGQFFESKVAMGMAEFVSRLNNPRNNLWMALQNDTIVGSIAIDGEDLEDNNAHLRWFIMDEKCQGQGIGRQLLHEAVTFCEKSEFNAIQLWTFKGLHAARKLYESFGFELVKEEVGTQWGSVVTEQQFRRVI; encoded by the coding sequence ATGAATACAGATCCATCCTCTACGATAAACCAGATTCGTACGGCTTCACGGCAGATGGTAAGAGAACTCGGGTTCATGGAAAAAACTTTGGCTGGAACCAACTACTCCCCATCCGCCGTTCACGCATTGTTAGAAATCGAAAAACAAGGCGCTATGACAGCGTTGCAACTTGTACAAACACTCAGCTTGGAAAAATCAAGTGTTAGCAGAATGATCAACAAGCTCATTAAAGCGGGCGAAGTGATAGAAAATGCTGATCCCAAAGATGGTCGTATTAAAAATCTATTGTTAACAAATCAAGGTAAAAAAACGGTTGAAGCCATACATGTGTACGGGCAAAGACAAGTTAAAACTGCCATGGAACATTTAGATGTTTCGCAACAGCAAGCCGTCGTACAAGGGCTTTGCACCTACGCAGAGGCTTTGCAAGGATGTCGTTTAAATGCCCCACTCAATGCGATCACACTAGACGCAGGGTATCGACCTGGTGTTGTGGGCAGAGTCACTGAAATGCACGCTACTTTTTACGCAAACGCTTCCCATTTTGGACAATTTTTTGAAAGTAAAGTCGCTATGGGAATGGCTGAATTTGTCAGTCGTCTAAACAACCCTCGCAATAATCTTTGGATGGCACTGCAAAATGACACCATTGTGGGTTCAATTGCAATTGATGGCGAAGATTTAGAAGACAACAACGCGCATTTGCGATGGTTTATCATGGATGAAAAGTGTCAAGGTCAAGGAATTGGGCGCCAACTGCTTCACGAGGCAGTCACATTTTGTGAAAAATCAGAGTTTAACGCTATCCAACTTTGGACATTTAAAGGTTTACATGCGGCACGAAAGCTTTATGAGTCCTTTGGTTTTGAGCTTGTAAAAGAAGAAGTTGGAACCCAATGGGGCTCTGTGGTTACCGAACAGCAGTTTAGACGGGTTATATAA